A single Brachybacterium sillae DNA region contains:
- a CDS encoding aldehyde dehydrogenase family protein, whose protein sequence is MNTSGTPADAASTDPGIDPALTARIRPVVEQLRTSFDQGLTRPLEARLDQLAALRRGVERMRPEITAALAEDLGKSAAEAETTEIGPVLHEIDHVRRNLATWLRPRRVGLGLALTPGTAQLHREPLGLVLVIAPWNYPVNLSLSPLIGAIAGGNTAILKPSEVAPATSAVLEGLVAEHLDPAWVQVIEGAVPETTALLAERFDLIFYTGNGTVGRIVARAAAEHLTPTVLELGGKSPVYIDETVDPATAARRIVWGKFTNAGQTCVAPDYLMAPAEVIEDLVPHLRRAVHEMYGADPHRSRDYGRIVNARHHERLMGLFEGTTAVLGGPDSADADDLYIPPSLLQDVDWDSPVMQEEIFGPLLPLLPVRDSAEAVARIRAGEKPLTAYVFSEDENVQRQFVEETSSGSLAIGLTVAHLGAVTMPFGGVGESGHGAYHGEHSLRVFTHEKPVVRKPLRPDTLRMVYPPVGALKRTLLRRLLG, encoded by the coding sequence ATGAACACCTCTGGCACCCCCGCCGACGCCGCCTCCACGGACCCCGGGATCGACCCCGCGCTCACCGCCCGCATCCGGCCCGTCGTCGAGCAGCTGCGCACGTCCTTCGACCAGGGGCTCACCCGTCCCCTGGAGGCGCGGCTGGACCAGCTCGCGGCGCTGCGCCGCGGCGTGGAGCGGATGCGACCGGAGATCACCGCGGCGCTCGCCGAGGACCTCGGCAAAAGCGCCGCGGAGGCCGAGACCACCGAGATCGGCCCGGTGCTGCACGAGATCGACCACGTGCGGCGGAACCTCGCTACGTGGCTGCGGCCGCGCCGCGTGGGCCTCGGCCTCGCCCTCACCCCCGGGACGGCGCAGCTGCATCGCGAACCGCTGGGCCTGGTGCTGGTGATCGCGCCGTGGAACTACCCGGTGAACCTGTCGCTGAGCCCGCTGATCGGCGCCATCGCCGGCGGCAACACCGCCATCCTCAAGCCGTCGGAGGTCGCGCCCGCCACCTCCGCGGTGCTGGAGGGCCTGGTGGCCGAGCATCTCGACCCCGCCTGGGTGCAGGTGATCGAGGGGGCGGTGCCGGAGACCACCGCGCTGCTGGCCGAACGTTTCGACCTCATCTTCTACACCGGCAACGGGACCGTCGGACGGATCGTCGCCCGGGCCGCCGCCGAGCACCTCACCCCGACGGTGCTGGAACTGGGCGGGAAGTCCCCGGTGTACATCGACGAGACGGTGGACCCGGCCACCGCCGCCCGCCGCATCGTGTGGGGGAAGTTCACCAACGCCGGACAGACCTGCGTGGCACCCGACTACCTGATGGCGCCCGCCGAGGTGATCGAGGACCTGGTGCCGCATCTGCGGCGGGCCGTGCACGAGATGTACGGCGCCGATCCGCACCGCAGCCGCGACTACGGACGCATCGTCAACGCCCGCCACCACGAGCGGCTGATGGGCCTGTTCGAGGGGACCACCGCGGTGCTGGGCGGCCCCGACAGCGCCGATGCCGACGACCTCTACATCCCGCCGAGCCTGCTGCAGGACGTCGACTGGGACTCGCCCGTGATGCAGGAGGAGATCTTCGGGCCGCTGCTGCCGCTGCTGCCGGTGCGGGACTCCGCCGAGGCCGTGGCCCGCATCCGCGCCGGGGAGAAGCCGCTGACCGCGTACGTGTTCAGCGAGGACGAGAACGTGCAGCGGCAGTTCGTGGAGGAGACCTCCTCCGGGTCGCTGGCGATCGGGCTGACGGTCGCGCATCTGGGCGCGGTGACCATGCCGTTCGGCGGGGTCGGGGAGTCCGGCCACGGGGCGTACCACGGTGAGCATTCGCTGCGCGTGTTCACGCATGAGAAGCCGGTGGTGCGCAAACCGCTGCGGCCCGACACCCTGCGCATGGTGTACCCGCCGGTGGGGGCCCTGAAGCGGACGCTGCTGCGGCGGCTGCTCGGCTGA
- a CDS encoding DoxX family protein has product MNGLELLLPAAQVVLSLVFLVSGAAKLGAAEQLQDAMRSLRLPARSLHAVAARVVPLAEIAGALLIWVPWRPLQVALAVAQLLLALAYLVIIVRALGFEEKVTCSCFGSLASPTVSGATAARNVLLVVLAGLALGGAVAGALASAVVTAPVTLLALAVALVMAMALTVLAMGGLRPDSASTPAPASAAARQPAPTRPSPIPGITTVDAEDVDPSEIGEDGMLDYERSVTPFGMMRLEDESYLSLREATAAQANLLLLINPGCGPCERVLDEVPGWERELEGIVQIRTLFSQEPSKLSPSVRERAGRLPAQDPEGNIRRAFAISGYPGAVLLGADGMTAGGPVVGGEGVRQFAEEIIEQIREARAAGELPEPAPEATPGSERSAAGQA; this is encoded by the coding sequence GTGAACGGACTCGAACTGCTGCTGCCGGCGGCACAGGTGGTGCTGTCGCTGGTGTTCCTGGTCAGTGGCGCCGCGAAGCTCGGTGCCGCCGAGCAGCTGCAGGACGCCATGCGGTCGCTGCGGTTGCCGGCGCGGTCGCTGCATGCTGTGGCGGCGCGGGTGGTGCCGCTGGCGGAGATCGCCGGGGCGCTGCTGATCTGGGTGCCGTGGCGCCCGCTGCAGGTGGCCCTGGCGGTGGCGCAGCTGCTGCTGGCACTCGCGTACCTGGTGATCATCGTGCGGGCCCTCGGGTTCGAGGAGAAGGTCACCTGCTCGTGCTTCGGCTCGCTGGCCTCGCCGACGGTCTCCGGGGCGACGGCCGCACGGAACGTGCTGCTGGTGGTGCTGGCGGGCCTGGCGCTCGGGGGTGCCGTGGCCGGTGCGCTCGCCTCCGCGGTGGTCACCGCTCCGGTGACGCTGCTGGCCCTGGCCGTGGCCCTCGTCATGGCGATGGCCCTGACGGTGCTGGCGATGGGCGGGCTGCGGCCCGACAGCGCCTCGACACCTGCTCCCGCCTCCGCGGCCGCGCGGCAGCCCGCCCCGACCCGCCCCAGCCCGATCCCGGGGATCACCACCGTCGACGCCGAGGACGTGGACCCGTCGGAGATCGGGGAGGACGGGATGCTCGACTACGAGCGTTCGGTCACGCCGTTCGGCATGATGCGCCTGGAGGATGAGTCCTACCTGTCGCTGCGGGAGGCGACCGCCGCCCAGGCGAACCTGCTGCTGTTGATCAACCCGGGCTGCGGCCCCTGCGAGAGGGTGCTCGACGAGGTCCCCGGGTGGGAGCGGGAGCTGGAGGGCATCGTGCAGATCCGTACCCTGTTCTCCCAGGAACCGAGCAAGCTCTCCCCGTCCGTGCGGGAGCGGGCCGGGCGTCTGCCCGCTCAGGACCCGGAGGGGAACATCCGTCGGGCGTTCGCGATCAGCGGGTACCCGGGCGCGGTGCTGCTGGGCGCCGACGGCATGACCGCCGGCGGTCCCGTGGTCGGTGGCGAAGGCGTGCGGCAGTTCGCCGAGGAGATCATCGAGCAGATCCGCGAGGCCCGCG